The genomic window TTCGCACAATCTCTTGCCCTTAATATCCCGATTCGCCCCCTTTTCTGATTCTGTTTCAGACGTGCTGTCAAGATTAtcgtattcttcttccattaAGAACAATTCTGCTCTGATTTCAAGTAATTTCTCCCACCCTAGAGTCTTTACAATTTCACAGAGCAGCTCGTAAATCCATTGGAAAGTATTTTTAAGCATAGAGGATTTTAGATTGTACAACACGGGATTCACAGTCTTGTGTTCTTCCATAACTAACAAAGAGTTCAAATTTGTAACTTCGTCTAGAACAACATCCAAGGGAAGTGGTAGGTGTAGTTCGACAGTTGCGTTGTTTCCATCTGTGTTTATTACTCTTCtgtattgatatttttgcGCAGAAGAAGCTAGGTTCATTGGTAAAGAATTTAGCGATAATAGCGCATTTTTATTATCTCCCAAAGCAATATATGATTTTACCAAGTAGAACCATGGCATGAAAGCATTTGGTGTCAAATCAACACCACGTTGACTTGCTTCCAATGCGAGTTCTGGATCGTTATGATCTAATAGATACTTCGCCTGTAAAACCAACAATTCGCACTGGTAAGTTGGATCAGTAATCTCTTTGAAAGCGTCATGCATTAGTCTGACACCGTCTAACTCTTTATCATTCGTTAGATATATTCTCGTGATTATGATATCGACCAATGAACCAAATGCCTCCTTTAGTTCGAAAAGCATTGGCAATGCCTTGTCAACGGATTTTGTTAAACGTACAATTTCGCATAACGTCTCAACTAAGTAGTTATTGGTAAGGGTGCTAGGCATGTTGCCGTAGATACATGGACACCCCACCTCAATACCGCGCGGGAAGAAAGTAGGGAACACTTCCAAGAACATATCTGCAACGTTATCTAGTTGGCCCATGATGAGTGGGTTGTATATTCTTGTCTCCACCACATTGATAACTTCGCCATCATCTCTGTTTTCAACCATGCACATCAAGTCTCTCATTCTTCCACTGATAAATGCTTCGACCCATGCCATATCAGTCTCCTCGTCGGCGTCGAAAGTGAGCTTATTGCCCTGTTTATCAATAAAAGTAGTCTCTATAGTGCCTGGTAGATGAACCGTGATGGTCATGTCGCACTGTTTGAATATATTCCAAGTCGTCAACGAAATGTACTCTACAGTGAACTTAACGTTTTTCCCGAACCACAATTGGGGTTTCTCTTCGATACCTTCCATCAATTGTTTCAGCCAGACAGCAATGGTCGTTGGATCCGAAGTGTCTAAGCCTGCAACGTAAAAGAAGGACCCTAcggttttcttttgaggGTCATGCTTGACAATCGTAACCAAGTCTTGTGGACCCAATGTGCTCACGAATTCAGGATCTGTGAGTTTTGCAATACGTTCGTTCAATGCCTGGCCGGGTGTTTCTTCGACAACTCTGTGTGGAAATAGCTTGGAATAGTGCCATTATAATCGTTAGTATAATGTATGATGATTAAAATGCTTCGAGGATCCTGCGCAGAAAATTGTAACATGGGAAACATACTCAGGGATGGAGTCCTGTGCTAGAATCATGGTGTCTTATCTTGAACTTGGTCTGGATGCACCTGCTAGTCTTTATGttgttccttcttttgcaaTTTTACCAAACAAGTGGCTACTTCTTCGTTTGTTTTCAGTATACcgatttattattattatatgtatatataaatatatatatacgtatatatcatcattattacACTAGAGGAGTCGCATATAAAAAGGGCTTCTACACAGGCAGTAGAGAGATCAGGGTTGGAGCAACGTAGGTATTTAACGCAGTACATAACATTACGCCCTCCCTCGGGCACCCCCCGCCAACTTTCTATTCGTCTATTGACCACTCCTTTGCCGTTAAACAGTACTTCTCTGGGGGAAGACGCACACCCCACGACGACACAACGTTCGGCAACGGTTTCTTATTTCTCTCAGCGGCAAGCTGCAACATGAGCTCCTTGGGAGCTGTGGGCTTGAATTGATACTGTGTACGAGCACCAATCGCAAGCCGTATATCCTCTATAGACACATCAGAGGCCGATCCTCCAACATATTCCCTATAAGCAATCGCATCCTTCAACACACCCTTCGTGTATCTGTGAGCGAAATCCATCAACTGCAAAGGCACCTTGTCCTCATATTGCAGCACTGATTGCGATGCTAGCAACAAATGCAAGAGTCTCACATCTCTTGGTGTATCCAAGGAgtctttattcttttcgGCGTCATCCATCTTTGTATTGGTTATAATCTCCGAAAGAAAGCcgaaaacaaggaaaaacGCACTGTTAATTCCAATACCAAACAACCACTTGAATCGCCTGCTGCAAACACACGTATCGCCTAGCTATCTTGGTCGTGTTTAAGCTTACCTAAAGCTAAATCTCAAGGTCAGGGCCtttgtattcttttcactttttttccaatgtAGTCTCtctagaagaaaaaaaaaaaaaagtctgTAATTTTTCAGTATATAAAGAACGGGCCGTGGCAAAGACAGGAACGGACATAGCATTCCACTCACTAGGATTActcagaaagaagagagagagaagggAAACAAAGCAAGCAATAAAAGCTACAAGGAGAATTATTTAGAAATGTCTGATTGGGAACCATCTACAGTTATTGGTCGTAAAGTGAGAATCGGTGGCGGTGGTCCACGTCAACAAGTCGCCCGTACCCAGGCCCAAATCAATGAAGCCAGAAGATCCGGTATGGTTCTTTCTGTGGATAAGAAGTACGGTACTACTAATAGCAAGGCTTCTCCAGAGGGCCAACGGTTGACTAAGGTGGATCGTGAGACTGATATTGTTAAGCCAAAGAAGATTGATTTGAATGTAGGTAAGGCTATCCAGAAGGGTAGACAAGCCAAGAACTTGACCCAGAAGGATTTGGCCACTAAGATCAACGAGAAGCCTACTGTTGTGAACGACTACGAGTCTGGCCGTGGTATTCCTAACCAGCAAGTGTTGGCTAAGATGGAGCGTGCCTTGGGTATCAAGTTGCGTGGGAAGAACATTGGAGAGCCATTGGGTGGTCCAAAGAAATAAGCTGGCAGGGAGCCAGCCACATACACACGCACAAACAATGAATAAATACACATGTCCGGAGCATTGCCCGGTTTTACGTAGTTAGTTAAATATCTtaatcatatcatatcacGTCACGTCACGCAAATCATAGCAACATTTACGTCCAATCCATCCAATGGGCCCAGTCCCCATCCAACACAAGATTTTACTTACGTCTTGTCTTGTGCTGGAGAAGCAAACCGAATTTCATATCACATGACTTTAATTGAACattcccaaaaaaaaaaaaaaaaaaaaaaaaaaaaaatatttctgTTCTTACAGGTAGAATAAGAACATGATGAACAACACTATAAATCAAAATGattgaaatattgaaatatgtAGTGAGTTTACGCCGATAGGAAGTTCAAAAGAGCGCATTAACTcgtttgtttgttgtggTAGGAACTGGGAGTTACAGTAAAAGTGGAAAAAGCAAGCATGACTTCCTTTAGCAAAGCTGGTTTGCAGCAAAAATGGACCacagaagatgatatcaAAAGCGTTTTGGACGAGTTGAAGGCAGTGGATAAGGTGACATCCTTGGACTTGTCTGGTAACACGATAGGTGTTGAGGCGTCTAAGGCATTGGCTAAGGTTATTAGCGAGGAAAAATCTATTCGTGATAATGTAGAAGAGGTAAACTTTGCGGATATGTACACTTCCAGACTTGTGGATGAGGTTGTTGAGTCGTTGCAGGTATTGCTTCCAGCTTTGCAAGGATGCCCAAAACTAGCTAAGGTGGATCTTTCTGATAATGCGTTCGGATTGCGTACTATTGACTCGTTAGAAAAGTTCATCAGTGAGTCTACCCAGTTGAAGCATCTGATTTTGGCGAACAACGGTATGGGGCCATTTGCCGGTGAAAGAATAGGTAAAGCATTGTTCAAGCTTGCcgaaaacaagaagaaggctgGCCAGTCGTTGTTGGAGACATTTGTTTGTGGTAGAAACAGATTGGAGAACGGCTCGTCGCGCTGGTTGTCCCAGGGTTTGAGAGCACACGGGGACGATTTGCACACCGTGCGTTTGTACCAAAACGGTATCAGACCTCAGGGCTGTATCAATTTGATTAAGCACGGTTTGGCATACAACAAGAACTTGCACGTTTTGGACATGCAAGATAACACATTCACCACCGTTGCATCCGAAACATTGGCACAGTATTTGACTAACTGGACTCATTTGAAGGAATTAAACTTAAATGACTGTTTGTTGAAGGGACCTGGTTCCCATGCCATCTTGAAAGTattgaaggaaaacaaaTTTGATAACTTGGAAACTTTGAAACTACAATATAACGAATTAACCCAGCACAGTTTGGAACACTTGCTAATCCCTGCCTTGCAAAGCGGTAACTTACCATGTTTGGCATCGTTGGAATTGAACGGTAACAGATTTGAGGAAGATTCTGAGCCTTTGGAATTATTACCTACTCTTTTCGACGGTGAATTGGACGAGCTAGACGATTTGGAAGAGGTTGACtcggaagaagaagaaagcgAAGACGAAGACGCtgaggaagaagacgatTGGAATCCTACTGAGTTCGTTAAGGACAAGGAAGTCGATGAATTGGCATctgaattggaaaaagcTCACATAGAATAAGCCTCAGTATGTTATATCTCTTCTGTTAACCGAAACATCTCATCTACTATTATTACCCATACTCCCattaatataaaaaaaaaagtaaacaaCATACATACCTAATAGGAACCTCCTCGAGATACAGAGatttctattattattaatatcaccatcatcaacatTACTCTTTGGTTGGATTGCcgagaaagaaaattgaCGGGTAtttgtatatgtataacttgtttctttaaaTCACCTCCACGTTTAATTCCATACTCTCTATCAATCGATCCTTGGCACACCACTGGGTTTCTAACCAGCTTTCTAGCTGCGtctgtttctttctacCGAGTTTATCAAGGTTATGGTTTGTTGAATGGACACAAATAATAAGAGGAGACTCTAACGACCATATATCCCAAAGAGCAGGGAGCGTTTGTTCCAATTTGTATTCACCGCTTggtttcaaagatattgTGTAGTATATTATAGTTAAACTCACAAGGTTGATAGATTCTTGATAATCGGATTTCGATGGTAATATTAAATGTTCTAACATTCGTAATCCCCTCTTTGAAGTTTCGTTTGTTAGGGCTTTGATCAAGTTTACAAAAGTGCCAAATCTGGGGTATAAAACGTTGTGTAAAACAGGCAATCCTTTACACTTTACTTTCATCAACTTCCTTTCAATCAGCTTAACTTCGGGGGTAAAAATATTAACTTCGGGAAATACCACTATCTTCTCTAGGCCTTTGTATTTCTTAAAGGTTGAAACTGACACCGCAGCGTTCTCATTATTTCTAAATATCGACCAGAAATGAATTAGGCTAGGGTATTTCATTAAGCGTCTCCAACTGGCGAAAACTACATTTTCAGCTCCAAAAAGATGTTGTATCATAGTATAATCAATTATTGATCTATGATTGCAAATTATTACTTGacttttttcattaacTTTCATATCTTCTCCCTCAAATATTATTTGTATATCCTCCCGAGTTATTGTCCAAAGTAGGAACTCattgatccaaatattgACTACAGATTGCATTTTTTGTGCTTGTTGGATTTTACGGTAGTAGTGCTTGGACTTTATCACAATTGTCCATTTGTAAAGGAACCAAAGCCAACTATCAACAATTAATTGTGTTGCGAAAAGGCCTACTAAAATAGACATATAGATTATGCATTTTATAATATGTTTATTTCCGATATCAAACCACGGACCCGTAATGGTAGTTTGTAGGGTAGTGAGAATTGACATATTCCCTTGGCAATTCTTGAAGGGAGGGGGTGTTTCTGATGTTGAATATTCAGTTCAATTGTCATGACATGTTACCTTTGTGCCTTTGTTAGTGGCGCATACGAGGCAAGTgtcagttttttttctactttttttcctttatatGACATCTGAACTTGCGTGGCACCCCAGTGTCAGATAATAGCAGTTTAAAACAATAATTTTTATGGGGTAAACTCAACATCAAAAATAGAATTTGTAACTcaaaaagttcaaagaGCAAtgaattaaaagaaaatattattgTCTTGTCTATTAACAACATCTACGCTTGCATTATATGTTTGCACTTCTTGCATCCTTAAGTTTTTTCACTGCTTTATTACCTATAGttaaactaaaaaaaaaaaaaattcgTTACTAGAAAACTTGAAAGTTTAGAAGAAGTTAATGCCATCatatataatgaaataGAATACACGCAGTCTCATCTTGATAGAGGCATTAGTAAAGTAATATATAAGGATCTTTTAACCACCCAATAAGTGCGATGTTTAGGTATAGACTGATATCTCCACAAGTTAGAGGGATTAGGCTCCCATCTTTGCCTAATAAAGCTTCTCTATCCAAATACAAGTTAATTCCTCCACCTCCAGGAGGAGTTACTGGAACTGTAAATGATACCTTACCCAAATCAGAACCAAACTGGTTTCATGGTTCGTATCACTGGGACTATGAACGTATTACCGCTGTGTCCCTAATCCCATTAACAATGGTACCACTCTACGGGGCGATGTCATCTGCTACCTTCGCAGCTACATTTCCAGTTCCAATCATCGATGCTGTTTTAGCAAGTACTATACTTATACATTCATATTTGGGTATCACTAGTTGTATTATTGACTATATCCCACTAAGAAAGTTTGGTTTTTGGCATAAGGCAGCAAAGTTTGCCTTGGCCCTTGGAAGTTCAATAAGTCTTTACGGGATCTACGTTTTAGAAACGGAGAATAATGGATTGATAGATTTGATTACAGCTCTTTGGgacaaagaaaagggtGACTCAAGAGCATATTTATTTGAAAGAAGGTACTGATATAACTTGCCTCTGTCCATATCTGTTATGAGAAttgccttcttttcttcttatttTCTTAATTT from Kluyveromyces marxianus DMKU3-1042 DNA, complete genome, chromosome 6 includes these protein-coding regions:
- the TIM18 gene encoding Tim18p encodes the protein MFRYRLISPQVRGIRLPSLPNKASLSKYKLIPPPPGGVTGTVNDTLPKSEPNWFHGSYHWDYERITAVSLIPLTMVPLYGAMSSATFAATFPVPIIDAVLASTILIHSYLGITSCIIDYIPLRKFGFWHKAAKFALALGSSISLYGIYVLETENNGLIDLITALWDKEKGDSRAYLFERRY
- the MBF1 gene encoding multiprotein-bridging factor 1: MSDWEPSTVIGRKVRIGGGGPRQQVARTQAQINEARRSGMVLSVDKKYGTTNSKASPEGQRLTKVDRETDIVKPKKIDLNVGKAIQKGRQAKNLTQKDLATKINEKPTVVNDYESGRGIPNQQVLAKMERALGIKLRGKNIGEPLGGPKK
- the RNA1 gene encoding GTPase-activating protein RNA1, giving the protein MTSFSKAGLQQKWTTEDDIKSVLDELKAVDKVTSLDLSGNTIGVEASKALAKVISEEKSIRDNVEEVNFADMYTSRLVDEVVESLQVLLPALQGCPKLAKVDLSDNAFGLRTIDSLEKFISESTQLKHLILANNGMGPFAGERIGKALFKLAENKKKAGQSLLETFVCGRNRLENGSSRWLSQGLRAHGDDLHTVRLYQNGIRPQGCINLIKHGLAYNKNLHVLDMQDNTFTTVASETLAQYLTNWTHLKELNLNDCLLKGPGSHAILKVLKENKFDNLETLKLQYNELTQHSLEHLLIPALQSGNLPCLASLELNGNRFEEDSEPLELLPTLFDGELDELDDLEEVDSEEEESEDEDAEEEDDWNPTEFVKDKEVDELASELEKAHIE
- the MUM3 gene encoding Mum3p — its product is MSILTTLQTTITGPWFDIGNKHIIKCIIYMSILVGLFATQLIVDSWLWFLYKWTIVIKSKHYYRKIQQAQKMQSVVNIWINEFLLWTITREDIQIIFEGEDMKVNEKSQVIICNHRSIIDYTMIQHLFGAENVVFASWRRLMKYPSLIHFWSIFRNNENAAVSVSTFKKYKGLEKIVVFPEVNIFTPEVKLIERKLMKVKCKGLPVLHNVLYPRFGTFVNLIKALTNETSKRGLRMLEHLILPSKSDYQESINLVSLTIIYYTISLKPSGEYKLEQTLPALWDIWSLESPLIICVHSTNHNLDKLGRKKQTQLESWLETQWCAKDRLIESMELNVEVI
- the BUD7 gene encoding ChAPs family protein, whose translation is MILAQDSIPEVVEETPGQALNERIAKLTDPEFVSTLGPQDLVTIVKHDPQKKTVGSFFYVAGLDTSDPTTIAVWLKQLMEGIEEKPQLWFGKNVKFTVEYISLTTWNIFKQCDMTITVHLPGTIETTFIDKQGNKLTFDADEETDMAWVEAFISGRMRDLMCMVENRDDGEVINVVETRIYNPLIMGQLDNVADMFLEVFPTFFPRGIEVGCPCIYGNMPSTLTNNYLVETLCEIVRLTKSVDKALPMLFELKEAFGSLVDIIITRIYLTNDKELDGVRLMHDAFKEITDPTYQCELLVLQAKYLLDHNDPELALEASQRGVDLTPNAFMPWFYLVKSYIALGDNKNALLSLNSLPMNLASSAQKYQYRRVINTDGNNATVELHLPLPLDVVLDEVTNLNSLLVMEEHKTVNPVLYNLKSSMLKNTFQWIYELLCEIVKTLGWEKLLEIRAELFLMEEEYDNLDSTSETESEKGANRDIKGKRLCERWFDNLFMLLYDDLRVNSQWQANELKPQTTLEWELAGLCCFRLRQFRSAKSAFQNGLQKRFSSQSSRKLLQILLMERQSNPSEELSIEIISICVKLCCWSHRWYAEFSMLLLDAMSKIVEDLGIIRVRNEVNARFPPAVANLFNENVLNFFENFCNNYYDE
- the TAF9 gene encoding chromatin modification protein, with product MDDAEKNKDSLDTPRDVRLLHLLLASQSVLQYEDKVPLQLMDFAHRYTKGVLKDAIAYREYVGGSASDVSIEDIRLAIGARTQYQFKPTAPKELMLQLAAERNKKPLPNVVSSWGVRLPPEKYCLTAKEWSIDE